One window of the Colletotrichum lupini chromosome 9, complete sequence genome contains the following:
- a CDS encoding amino acid permease, with product MMGTKTEGDSDNKVGGHVAASSHPESIEATETAELSTKRGLSARHAQFIALGGTIGTGLFVGSGSTLARGGPAFLVGSYVVMSALIYMVLTAVIEISTYLPLPGGTMNYYGSRYVSRSLGFMMGWLYFYSFAIFVPFELTASALVIEYWNPNVNNAVWITIMLVMVVGLNLLPVKFYGETEFWFAGLKVLTIVGLLILSIVLFFGGGPSHERLYFRYWKDPGATKELTVQGDAGRFVAALSTLLSSVLPFTFSPEMVVVTAGEVQSPRRNLPKIARNFFWRLIVFYIGGTIAISVICPSNAPALTSGSSGAAASPWVVGIKNAGIKGLDSVINAVVVTAAWSAGNSFLYLASRSLYSMACEGSAPRIFKRCTKQGVPIYAVIASSLFSLLAYMNVNSNAADVFNWLLNLVNTGGFISWVCCGIIYIRFRKACDVQNLPKSALVARSFLQPVGSYISLIMFGLLCLLNGFTVFFPSRWSVADFLSAYIGLPLFIVIYFVHRFLHRADSWAISSHEVDLKTGLAELEAEESLEEPKEGLRARFKRHVGRS from the coding sequence ATGATGGGAACAAAGACAGAAGGCGACAGCGACAACAAGGTCGGAGGCCATGTTGCAGCATCATCTCATCCGGAATCCATTGAAGCTACGGAAACGGCGGAACTCTCGACCAAGCGCGGCCTCTCTGCCCGACATGCACAATTCATCGCTCTTGGTGGAACTATCGGCACTGGACTCTTTGTCGGTTCCGGCAGCACCCTCGCCCGTGGCGGACCGGCCTTCCTCGTTGGCAGTTATGTCGTTATGTCAGCCCTGATCTACATGGTCTTGACTGCAGTCATTGAGATCTCGACGTACCTTCCGCTGCCAGGCGGCACCATGAACTACTACGGCAGCCGATATGTCTCGCGAAGTCTCGGTTTCATGATGGGATGGCTCTACTTCTACTCTTTTGCAATCTTCGTCCCCTTCGAGCTCACGGCATCAGCCTTGGTCATTGAGTACTGGAATCCGAATGTCAACAACGCCGTCTGGATCACAATCATGTTGGTAATGGTTGTCGGCCTCAACCTTCTACCTGTGAAGTTCTACGGCGAAACGGAGTTTTGGTTCGCTGGACTGAAAGTCCTGACCATTGTTGGTCTGTTGATCCTCTCAATCGTTCTGTTCTTCGGCGGCGGTCCATCCCACGAGCGACTTTATTTCCGGTACTGGAAGGACCCCGGCGCTACCAAAGAGCTGACCGTTCAAGGAGACGCCGGCAGATTCGTGGCCGCATTATCAACTCTCCTCAGCAGCGTGCTTCCATTCACTTTTTCGCCCGAAATGGTTGTGGTCACTGCCGGAGAAGTTCAGTCTCCTCGCAGAAACCTGCCAAAAATCGCCCGCAACTTCTTCTGGCGATTGATTGTCTTTTACATTGGTGGTACCATTGCCATCTCGGTCATCTGCCCGTCCAACGCACCGGCCCTTACTAGCGGAAGCTCTGGAGCCGCGGCTTCTCCCTGGGTTGTGGGAATCAAGAACGCTGGAATCAAAGGACTCGATAGCGTAATCAACGCCGTCGTGGTTACGGCCGCCTGGTCCGCCGGCAACTCGTTCCTCTATCTGGCAAGCCGATCTCTGTACTCAATGGCCTGTGAAGGCAGCGCCCCGCGGATCTTCAAGCGATGCACCAAGCAAGGAGTTCCCATCTACGCCGTCATAGCCAGCTCGTTATTCTCGCTTCTGGCTTACATGAACGTCAACTCCAACGCAGCAGACGTTTTCAACTGGCTGCTAAATCTCGTCAACACTGGAGGTTTCATCTCCTGGGTCTGTTGCGGAATCATCTACATCCGCTTCCGAAAGGCCTGCGACGTTCAGAATTTACCGAAATCAGCTCTTGTCGCACGATCCTTTTTGCAGCCTGTTGGGTCATACATCTCGCTAATTATGTTCGGACTTCTGTGTCTTCTCAACGGTTTCACTGTCTTCTTCCCATCTCGCTGGTCCGTGGCAGACTTTCTCTCTGCGTACATCGGACTGCCTTTGTTTATCGTTATCTACTTTGTCCATCGATTTCTACATCGCGCAGATTCCTGGGCCATCTCCTCTCATGAGGTGGACCTCAAGACTGGACTCGCAGAGTTGGAGGCAGAAGAGTCATTGGAGGAGCCCAAGGAAGGGTTGCGAGCGCGGTTCAAGCGCCATGTAGGTCGATCTTAG